A genomic window from Plasmodium reichenowi strain SY57 chromosome 6, whole genome shotgun sequence includes:
- a CDS encoding hypothetical protein (conserved Plasmodium protein, unknown function~part of same gene as PRSY57_0608200B~gap found within coding sequence), giving the protein MRLFFLFFMFLIKCATSIYDDNFIFTFKNAKKINTIKNDVKKYEIELNLTFNVKKSGKEFFLVSLIPAKNLQILQFKKEETNEINENVQVILNTTQMKDKDSCDYVITAKMYLLKLTKDELKKFKIYHYPFENKENTKTVPPEYEYSEKSLKTFFPSIPTIYPSTYILKISVEIPKEGLNSEGIWIFSIAEKNNSSSEKQKCTIYYDELAEVFLQKSNSNNLFLLYCNSTTNAEILNLIPDIRKNFDVQLFTTKNFYGAHEAIYKVQ; this is encoded by the exons atgagattattttttttatttttcatgtTCCTAATAAAATGTGCCACCTCAATTTATGATGacaattttatatttacatttaaaaaCGCGAAAAAA ATAAATACAATCAAAAATGACGTCAAGAAATACGAAATAGAGCTCAACTTAACATTCAATGTCAAAAAAAGTGGAAAggaattttttttagtttCTTTAATACCTGCTA AGAACTTACAAATATtacaatttaaaaaagaagaaaccaatgaaataaatgaaaacGTGCAAGTTATACTTAACACGACACAAATGAAAGATAAAG ACTCCTGTGATTATGTCATAACAGCTAAAATGTacttattaaaattaacTAAAGATGAATTAAagaaatttaaaatataccATTATCCTTTTGAAAATAAGGAGAATACAAAAACTGTTCCACCTGAATATGAATACTCAGAAAAATCTTTAA AAACCTTTTTTCCCTCTATACCAACTATATATCCGTCCacttatattttaaagatTTCTGTGGAAATACCAAAGGAGGGCTTAAATTCTGAGGGCATCTG gaTATTTTCCATTGctgaaaaaaataattcaagTTCAGAGAAACAAAAATGTACcatatattatgatgaGCTAGCTGAAGTATTTCTACAAAAATCAAATTCCAATAATCTCTTCTTGTTATATTGCAACAGTACCACAAATGCAGAA atattaaatttaattccagatataagaaaaaattttgatGTTCAATTATTTACCACCAAAAATTTCTATGGAGCTCACGAAGCTATCTACAAAGTACAAAT
- a CDS encoding mitochondrial cardiolipin synthase, putative yields MSIVNKVKESIHKKVIDIRKRRKESEEKQKKDKKDEINFDALVDKNVNELNIENEEEREKIKERWKVILKNNAKRYGKISEGNKIEIYNEGTLAFRDILNSINKGKRRVWLESYIFDDSKLAEEVVNSLCKASKRGCDVILLIDYIGSLKMKNKWVQQLKEHGVHVIFFNTFLNSFFNMLPIFFRDHRKILIVDNTAYCGSMNVAENVFPSEMFHEYEEGDEREEDTEDSEEIRKKKKKYKDEKEEGNKNNMVNNFDNDINKGNIYDDIINKDLNKKRKCLEYYDLHIKIKGPAVKDLADVFIDSLKMSKSLISREPIEEQKKYQDENSCYVQVLESNVLRKIRSIQSTFDYIIRNGATNNIYITTSYFLPPGFLRRALFSALYKGVNISFLFSGNSDIFGDVPATYYIMKKILKRIDRKKKALLEYNNIISNYINLHKSFIRYPIIFDEYYNNYQKKKKERKNKGSMNFYFFQKKHCHAKNLVVDNLWCSIGSYNWDRFSSRRNLEVMISIFDKKICDKFIQEHQNKIIHDSIQITLSQLINRNFLQIFMSYCAYHLGKLSGRNIFDGLSNNNKKTILRKAIISKYLNDNCIQNISLNMMWGV; encoded by the coding sequence ATGAGCATTGTTAATAAAGTAAAAGAATCAATACACAAAAAAGTCATCGATATAAGGAAACGAAGAAAAGAAAGCgaagaaaaacaaaagaaagacaaaaaagatgaaataaattttGATGCTTTAGTCgataaaaatgtaaatgaattaaatatagaaaatgaagaagaaagagagaaaataaaagaaagaTGGAAAGtaatattgaaaaataatGCTAAGAGATATGGGAAAATATCAGaaggaaataaaatagaaatatataatgaaggTACATTAGCCTTTCgtgatatattaaattcaATTAATAAAGGTAAAAGACGTGTTTGGTTAGAATCGTATATTTTTGATGATTCTAAACTTGCAGAAGAAGTAGTTAATAGTTTATGTAAAGCATCGAAAAGAGGATGTgatgttattttattaattgaTTATATAGGGAgtttaaaaatgaaaaataaatggGTACAACAATTAAAAGAACATGGTGTACATgtgatattttttaatacatttttaaattcgttttttaatatgttacctatattttttcgtgatcatagaaaaatattaatagtagATAATACGGCTTACTGTGGTTCAATGAATGTTGCTGAAAATGTATTTCCCAGTGAAATGTTTCATGAGTATGAGGAAGGGGATGAGAGAGAGGAGGATACCGAAGATTCGGAAgaaataaggaaaaaaaaaaaaaaatataaggaTGAGAAAGAAGAAGGAAATAAGAATAACATGgttaataattttgataatGACATTAATAAAggtaatatttatgatgatattattaataaggatttaaataaaaaaaggaaatgTCTAGAATATTATGActtacatataaaaataaaaggtCCAGCTGTTAAAGATTTAGCTGATGTATTTATTGATTCGTTAAAAATGTCTAAAAGTTTAATAAGTAGAGAACCTATAGAAGagcaaaaaaaatatcaagATGAAAATTCTTGTTATGTTCAAGTGTTAGAATCTAATGttttaagaaaaattaGATCTATTCAATCAACATttgattatattataagaaatggagctacaaataatatttatataacaacAAGTTATTTTCTACCACCAGGATTTTTAAGAAGAGCATTATTTTCAGCTTTATATAAAGGtgttaatatttcattCTTATTTTCAGGTAATTCGGATATATTTGGTGATGTTCCAGCtacttattatataatgaaaaagatattaaaaagaattgataggaaaaaaaaggctttattagaatataataatataatatcaaattatataaatttacaTAAAAGTTTTATTAGATATCCTATAATATTTgatgaatattataataattatcaaaaaaaaaaaaaggaaagaaaaaataaaggatcaatgaatttttatttttttcaaaaaaaacattGTCATGCAAAAAATTTAGTAGTAGATAATTTATGGTGTTCTATTGGATCCTATAATTGGGATCGATTTTCATCAAGAAGAAATCTTGAAGTTATGATATCCATATTTGATAAGAAAATCTGTGATAAATTTATACAAGAAcatcaaaataaaatcattCATGATTCTATTCAAATAACATTATCTCAACTAATTAATAGAAATTTTCttcaaatatttatgaGTTATTGTGCATATCATCTTGGAAAATTATCTGgtagaaatatttttgatgGCTTGtctaataataacaaaaaaactATACTTAGAAAAGCTATCATAAGTAAGTATTTAAATGACAATTgtatacaaaatatatctttaaaCATGATGTGGGGTGTTTAG
- a CDS encoding citrate synthase-like protein, putative yields MINLKSKMCKLLLMGHRKVPFFHFVKNDFLKNNIKCFCNNNKNKKYEKIKKEKKHIDDTTSLFLETEIFFEHKDIFYRGINIVDLCTYGNFEETIYLFLYKKLPNIKELKEKRNIFINGFKLLDEKRIYEMYNNVTNCNILELLRNYFIHSSQDKKKFPDINTCYYEILAIYLKLINPEYSVENYKNVFLDNKIYTNDFFSSCLLFNFYIKSNCLKEKIKKENNDKIVMNNIYNYDHINNCIESKDLICNVPEVNYDMYSIKLISNVLIILCDNNINESTFLVRMISNMCTNYFNICISMITFYIDIFKEINLHTSLQYFLNFKMFQNKKENKDIINDNIEENQLNFFFHKNNNFNKKNNILKKFITDYCKVTSQHNINILNHFIQVEKYFLKHKNKYPSLYYYTLLLFHILNIPLNYYPSFYFISRLLSFTAHINEQKENNKIIKYAGVYMGNPATQYVHIEKR; encoded by the exons atgataaatttaaaaagtaaaatGTGTAAATTGTTATTAATGGGACATAGAAAAGTTCCTTTCtttcattttgtaaaaaaCGATTTTCttaagaataatataaaatgtttttgtaataataataagaataaaaaatatgaaaaaataaaaaaggagaAGAAGCATATAGATGATACAACCAGCCTTTTTCTGGAGAcagaaattttttttgaacaCAAAG atattttttacaGAGGGATAAATATTGTTGACTTATGCACATACGGAAACTTTGAAGAGactatttatttatttctttataaaaagCTCCCcaatataaaagaattaaaagaaaaaagaaatatttttataaatggTTTCAAGTTATTAGAcgaaaaaagaatatatgaaatgtataataatgttacaaattgtaatatactagaattattaagaaattattttattcattcatcacaggataaaaaaaaatttccTGACATAAATACATGTTATTATGAAATCTTGgctatatatttaaaattaataaatcCAGAATATTCTgtagaaaattataaaaatgtttttcttgataataaaatatatacaaatgattttttttcctcgtgtcttttatttaatttttatataaaatcaaattgcttgaaagaaaaaataaaaaaagaaaataatgataaaattgttatgaataatatttataattatgatcatataaataattgtATAGAAAGTAAAGATCTTATATGTAATGTTCCTGAAGTTAATTATGATATGTATAGTATAAAACTCATAAGTAAtgttttaattatattatgtgataataatattaatgaatcTACGTTTTTAGTAAGAATGATAAGTAACATGTGtacaaattattttaatatatgtatatctATGATAACCTtttatatagatatatttaaagaaataaatttaCATACATCGttacaatattttttaaactttaaaatgtttcaaaataaaaaagaaaacaaagatataataaatgataatattgaagaaaatcaattaaatttcttttttcataaaaataataattttaataaaaaaaataatattctcaaaaaatttattacaGATTATTGTAAAGTAACATCTcaacataatataaatattttaaatcaTTTTATACAAGTTGAAAagtattttttaaaacataaaaataaatatccctcattatattattataccTTATTACTATTccatatattaaatataccATTAAATTATTACCCATCCTTTTATTTCATATCACGATTACTTAGTTTTACAGCACatataaatgaacaaaaggaaaataacaaaattataaaatatgcAGGTGTATATATGGGCAACCCAGCAACCcaatatgtacatattgAAAAAAGGTAG
- a CDS encoding Zn2+ or Fe2+ permease — protein MDLLFAKIICISIFMVVTTFGCFIPHLMGLYKEKENEEKNERVKNILSNLNCFGSGFIFSIIMFHLLPETIHIISDHGNIRIFNTSDSQMKILYIFFFVFIGFCMQLGLEYVLPVDTNICCVSNIDSKKKLEDTLSQHITKNASTTVNIEMQNIDNIDHIHEHSCEGVHTRDEKSIGKFLEILTLQSFFLTISLAIHSCIEGMIIGTSTDVNYVFISSFCILSHKWIAGVTVSLSLNSNNMNKTMKAILLLTFVLSSPLGIVLGHMAKSAGQKVTCLINAVSIGTLLFIGCEILLNEIKQNISRKVRLCKWLSFCFSCLIAFALISFTTSMAPHTHGDIGTHVHVHHHDHGHNH, from the exons ATGGATTTGTTATTTGCaaaaataatttgtatTAGTATTTTTATGGTTGTAACAACCTTTGGTTGTTTTATTCCTCATTTAATGGGATTGTacaaagaaaaagaaaatgaagaaaaaaatgaacgtgttaaaaatattctttcAAATTTGAATTGTTTTGGTTCAggttttattttttcaattatCATGTTTCACTTATTACCAGAAactatacatataattagTGACCATGGGAATATAAgaatttttaatacatCAGATAGTCAGATGAAAATTTTgtatatctttttctttgtATTTATTGGTTTCTGCATGCAATTAGGTTTAGAATATGTACTTCCAGTAGATACTAATATCTGTTGTGTTTCAAATATAGAttcaaaaaagaaattgGAAGACACTCTTTCACA acatataacaaaaaaCGCGAGCACAACAGTAAATATAGAAATGCAGAATATA GATAATATTGATCATATACATGAACATTCATGTGAAGGAGTACATACACGTGATGAAAAAAGCATCGGGAAGTTCTTGGAGATACTCACATTACAGTCTTTTTTTCTAACCATCTCTTTGGCTATTCATTCATGCATCGAAG GTATGATAATTGGAACATCAACTGACGTAAATTATGTGTTCATAAGTTCCTTTTGTATTTTATCACATAAATGGATAGCAGGTGTTACGGTTTCTTTATCTTtaaattcaaataatatg AACAAAACTATGAAAGCCATTTTGTTGTTGACTTTCGTTCTTTCTTCTCCGCTGGGTATAGTGTTAGGACATATGGCAAAATCAGCAG gACAAAAAGTAACGTGTTTAATAAACGCTGTGTCTATAGGAACATTGCTGTTTATAGGATGCGag aTATTGTTGAATGAGATAAAACAAAACATAAGCAGAAAAGTACGTTTATGTAAGTGGCTAagtttttgtttttcttgCCTGATCGCATTTGCTTTAATTAGTTTTACAACAAGTATGGCACCTCATACACATGGTGATATAGGTACTCATGTACATGTTCATCATCATGATCATGGTCATAatcattaa
- a CDS encoding hypothetical protein (conserved Plasmodium protein, unknown function), translating into MYNFFNNLEIAKNKIISHLHKELFEEKDKDESYFIPEERNMNCCKQKSVDLCVSSTEKTPSKENHINEEDIIYDHNNKNKNKNINRNLIDSTKREVLIQTDLLEEEKKDIITNIFTNEEKYKTRKNKQNDMVPLDKDQKVFMDFEYNQKDASNEEVYYGNMTICTQEKKKKNPFEDYKNKEDCKYVINEINKYNVDDNNNNNNKYYGNNKYYDNVYFNMNNCYTNNKELPLLEKKQNDVDSLLILKNEKNYVKKNETLNDKISPSCVINKDGENEMNHSFSEPFIDIIKDEEEKKEERASQYYNQNEIKKINQKDVSVETEFYMKDSLLDSLEKLLIKNVSFNFVRKEYINIFQDMLTSKRDVRWKKDKKEMNIEEKEPYNNKHNNNDRCSHFCDKDKNKDQEKNINNIEDQNIDHVQDQNIDNVQDQNNHQNEHFDMLGKLLMSDMKSLFTDTIYCYSDLNKINNFNNMINKYVEEIKTLKKKEKMLNDINERQTFQLLQLAQQISHIKTEQDISHDLLNDDIRSSEKCEYMEKEIKKLEKENEKLQNHLKDKMTYMKQNFELKCYIQNIQEDIKNKNFLYTKINEEKHQLENKLIKYYEYLQIIKEDLYGYKKLLYDFKINENHVVNRFKMFLTNYKKCHHVKYYKLGKESNGWIIQKKAKRKKKKKKKKKNMHNWKFSHLKGGNFKRVKFFKWIDDDMMHNNDDNMLHNVDDDNIIHNDDDNNIIHNNDDDNNIIHNNDDDNNIIHNDDDDDNNMLHNNNDNNVIYGETPSNHNISCKTKTNNTIKNISNYNTTKNCSPKELINKINYYKYQLDEYKSIYLKNKNNAHSQLRETKKLLSYEIRKNKMIEKKYELLSNKFQDIYTTFNDEKKDIQNYNNKKKNENSYKKDSISTQELLNEINLLTEEIKKFKEDQILLQQDVNNKSKIISHLIKKHALSEEHFRLDKSFNIFNNKLTYDEMKKVMEETLIENIRLRTDLMTLAKSINK; encoded by the exons atgtataattttttcaataaCTTGGAGATAgcaaaaaataaaattattagtCACCTTCATAAAGAACTAtttgaagaaaaagataaagatGAATCGTATTTTATTCCAGAAGAAAGAAATATGAATTGTTGTAAGCAAAAGTCAGTAGATTTATGTGTATCATCAACAGAGAAAACCCCCTCAAAAgaaaatcatataaatgaagaggacataatatatgatcataataataaaaataaaaataaaaatattaaccGCAATTTAATAGATAGTACCAAAAGAGAAGTACTTATTCAAACAGATTTACTTGAGGAAGAAAAGAAAGACATAATTACTAACATTTTTACAAACgaggaaaaatataaaacaagaaaaaataaacaaaatgataTGGTACCTCTAGATAAGGATCAAAAGGTATTTATGGATTTTGAATATAATCAAAAGGATGCTTCAAATGAGGAAGTGTATTATGGAAACATGACAATATGCACCcaggaaaaaaaaaaaaaaaatcctTTTGAagattataaaaataaagaggattgtaaatatgtaattaatgaaataaataaatataatgttgatgataataataataataataataaatattatggtaataataaatattatgataatgtttattttaatatgaacaattgttatacaaataataaggAACTTCCtttattagaaaaaaaacaaaatgatgTCGATTccttattaatattaaaaaatgaaaaaaattatgttaaaaaaaacgAAACTTTAAATGATAAGATATCACCATCCTGTGTCATAAATAAAGATGGGGAAAATGAAATGAACCATTCTTTTTCTGAACCTTTCATAGATATAATTaaagatgaagaagaaaaaaaagaagaaaggGCCTCCcaatattataatcaaaatgaaataaaaaaaattaatcaAAAAGATGTATCTGTAGAAACGgaattttatatgaaagaTTCTCTTTTAGATAGTCTTGAAAaacttttaataaaaaatgtaagTTTCAATTTTGTGAGGAAAgaatatatcaatatatttcaGGATATGCTGACCTCAAAAAGGGATGTAAGGTGgaaaaaagataaaaaagaaatgaataTAGAGGAAAAGGAACCctataataataaacataataataatgatagaTGTTCACATTTTTGTGACAAAgacaaaaataaagatcaagaaaaaaacataaataatattgaagATCAAAACATAGATCATGTTCAAGATCAAAACATAGATAATGTTCAAGATCAAAATAATCATCAAAATGAACATTTCGATATGTTAGGAAAATTACTCATGAGTGATATGAAAAGTCTTTTTACAGATACCATTTACTGCTATTCAGATTtgaataaaattaataattttaataatatgataaataaatatgtagaagaaataaaaacgttaaagaaaaaagagaaaatgTTAAACGATATAAACGAAAGACAAACATTTCAATTATTACAGCTAGCTCAACAAATATCACATATAAAAACTGAACAGGATATTTCTcatgatttattaaatgatgatattaGATCAAGTGAAAAATGTGAATATAtggaaaaagaaattaaaaaattagaaaaagaaaatgaaaaactACAAAATCATTTAAAAGACAAAATGACATATATGAAACAAAATTTCGAACTAAAATGttatattcaaaatatacaagaagatataaaaaataaaaactttttgtacacaaaaattaatgaagaaaaacaTCAACTTGaaaacaaattaataaaatattatgaatatcTACAAATTATTAAAGAAGATCTATATggttataaaaaattactttatgattttaaaataaaCGAAAACCATGTAGTCAATAGatttaaaatgtttttaacaaattataaaaagtgTCATCATgtgaaatattataaactTGGGAAGGAAAGTAACGGATGgattattcaaaaaaaagcaaaaagaaaaaaaaaaaaaaaaaaaaaaaaaaaaaatatgcaCAATTGGAAATTTAGTCATTTAAAGGGGGGAAATTTCAAAAGGgttaaattttttaaatggATAGATGATGATATGATgcataataatgatgataatatgtTACATAATGttgatgatgataatatcatacataatgatgatgataataatatcatacataataatgatgatgataataatatcatacataataatgatgatgataataatatcatacataatgatgatgatgatgataataatatgttacataataataatgataacaaTGTGATCTATGGGGAAACACCTTCAAACCATAATATATCTTGCAAAACCAAAACAAATAACACCATTAAAAACATATCGAATTATAATACTACAAAAAATTGTTCACCAAAAGAACtaataaacaaaattaattattataagtaTCAATTGGATGAATATAAATCcatatatttgaaaaataaaaataatgcCCATAGTCAATTAAGggaaacaaaaaaattacttTCTTATgaaattagaaaaaataaaatgattGAGAAAAAGTATGAACTTCTTTCTAATAAATTTCAAGACATATATACTACATttaatgatgaaaaaaaggatattcagaattataataataagaagaaGAATGAAAATAGTTATAAAAAGGATTCCATATCAACACAAGAACTTTTGAATGAAATAAATCTTCTAACAGAAGAAATcaaaaaatttaaagaaGATCAGATATTGTTACAACAAgatgtaaataataagagtaaaattatatctcatttaataaaaaaacatgCTTTGAGCGAGGAACATTTTAG atTAGACAAAAGTTTCAACATTTTTAACAACAAATTAACTTATGATGAGATGAAAAAAGTTATGGAAGAGACATTAATTGAAAACATTCGACTAAGAACTGATTTAATGACTCTTGCCaaaagtataaataaatga
- a CDS encoding hypothetical protein (conserved Plasmodium protein, unknown function~part of same gene as PRSY57_0608200A~gap found within coding sequence) yields the protein PINNYELIENPLIVQFKLLFLEGHIFKNCLIEMKSIHRFSSVLTKTEYRLNIYNHKLLLPNSSFKPIIDDEHRIDIEKSVIKNNDIIEFAIDVKKYRNNEYWYVIIKCLNDQNVYVKEAQSLFIYPIENKKIYISDLYYRKKIDDNKYMFYLNIFVYSLFIYPIENKKIYISDLYYRKKIDDNKYMFYLNIFVYDEKELDIKLSLSSIQENNNVQLSESCDAFIYTSCYNLVYHECSKIKEQEIIYQINSYKSTDKHFTVFFPLIIQKTNENFNLQIELDTKNNPRHVIKKMNINIENILLTNSNKPCINQLIWKLKKYKKKYESHLFILFKVVNCQKIYEPFLVSFQNNENFYAKTDPLDNSEKFTFQKTYKQKYPIDYESISQKIFEKNIISIITIVLIDYNFLYSLKTDGKNQFMQFLKKNVFFSYNKYYVVSYYNKDLLIEFYKYIDVANVRIDIVQKSSDIQNLLGALEKTISFAEQVKHKELNYMNSEYSILVLTDIKGMTNVKEGTNIYIPSDADVDKIFSRIYIIAFENGDYSNTNIFYESIQKVDHMYIYNYKKKNKDNLYFLSFHKYIIDEQLMLNYSKSILQDYIILHTQIYKTSWYLLGICRNNILKNSMVNRKLHIYYVDQLIKTVAYTISKEETNSVYDNSSISSFQDMCNIFTHMQLLGYK from the coding sequence CCAATTAATAATTACGAATTAATAGAAAACCCACTCATTGTACAATTCAAGTTGCTCTTTTTGGAAGGACATATTTTCAAGAACTGTCTCATAGAAATGAAATCCATACATAGATTTTCATCCGTTCTTACTAAGACCGAATATAgattaaatatatataatcacAAATTATTGTTACCTAATTCTAGCTTCAAACCAATAATTGATGACGAGCATAGAATAGATATTGAAAAAAGtgtaattaaaaataatgacaTTATAGAGTTTGCAATAgatgtaaaaaaatatcgaaataatgaatattggtatgttataataaaatgcttaaatgatcaaaatgtatatgtaaAAGAAGCACAgtctttatttatttatcctatagaaaataaaaaaatatatataagtgatttatattacagaaaaaaaattgatgataacaaatatatgttttatttaaatatatttgtatattctttatttatttatcctatagaaaataaaaaaatatatataagtgatttatattacagaaaaaaaattgatgataacaaatatatgttttatttaaatatatttgtatatgatgaaaaagaaTTAGATATAAAATTGTCTTTGTCATCAATtcaagaaaataataatgttcAGTTAAGTGAATCATGTGATgcttttatttatacttcTTGTTACAATCTTGTTTATCACGAATGctcaaaaataaaagaacaagaaattatatatcaaattAACTCCTACAAATCAACAGATAAACATTTTACTGTTTTCTTTCCTTTGATAATTCAAAAGACCAATGAAAATTTCAACCTACAAATTGAATTAGACACCAAAAATAATCCAAGAcatgttataaaaaaaatgaacatCAATATAGAGAATATATTACTGACAAATTCTAATAAACCATGTATAAATCAATTAATATggaaattaaaaaaatataaaaaaaaatatgaatctcatttatttattttatttaaagtTGTAAACTGTCAAAAAATTTATGAACCTTTTTTAGTCAGttttcaaaataatgaaaatttCTATGCCAAAACTGATCCTTTAGATAATAGTGAAAAATTTACATTTCAAAAAActtataaacaaaaatatcCAATTGATTATGAATCTATATCACAAAaaatttttgaaaaaaatatcatatcAATAATTACAATTGTTCTTATTGattacaattttttatattcattaaaaaCAGATGGAAAAAATCAATTTATGCaattcttaaaaaaaaatgttttcttttcttataacaaatattatgtggtatcatattataataaagattTGTTAATAGaattttacaaatatatcGACGTAGCCAATGTACGTATTGATATTGTTCAAAAGTCATCAGATATACAAAATTTATTAGGAGCATTAGAAAAAACTATTTCATTTGCTGAACAAGTAAAACATAAAGAACTAAATTACATGAATAGTGAATATAGTATTTTAGTATTAACAGATATCAAAGGAATGACAAATGTAAAGGAAGgtacaaatatatacataccAAGTGATGCTGATGtagataaaatattttcacgaatttatattatagCATTTGAAAATGGTGATTATTCTAACactaatattttttatgaatcAATTCAAAAAGTAGAtcatatgtacatatataattataaaaaaaaaaataaggatAATTTATACTTTCTTTCTTTCCATAAATACATTATTGACGAACAATTAATGTTAAACTACTCAAAATCCATATTACAagattatattattttgcACACACAAATTTACAAAACATCATGGTATTTGTTAGGAATATgtagaaataatattctaAAAAATAGTATGGTCAATAGaaaattacatatatattatgtggATCAACTCATAAAAACTGTTGCATATACCATATCAAAAGAAGAAACTAATAGTGTCTACGATAATTCATCTATATCCTCCTTTCAAGATATGTGTAACATTTTTACTCATATGCAATTATTGGGATACAAATAG